From one Peredibacter starrii genomic stretch:
- a CDS encoding PhnA domain-containing protein, producing the protein MSLLNTLMSRAHSNCELCGSSNNVSLYEIPPTAKADENTALIVCDTCKTQIENPTNLDANHWRCLNDSMWSEHQAVQVMAWRMLTLLKEEAWARELLEQLYLDEAVVEFAKSGLPEEEEVDSSAPTLDSNGTRLADGDSVTLIKDLDVKGAGFTAKRGTLVKNISLTNNPKHIEGRVNGIQIVLVAAYLKKA; encoded by the coding sequence ATGAGCCTTTTAAACACTCTAATGAGTCGTGCCCATTCAAATTGCGAGCTTTGCGGAAGCTCTAATAATGTTTCTCTTTACGAGATTCCACCTACCGCAAAGGCCGATGAAAATACCGCTTTGATTGTTTGCGATACTTGTAAAACTCAAATTGAAAATCCAACAAACCTTGATGCTAATCACTGGCGCTGCTTAAATGACAGCATGTGGAGCGAACATCAAGCAGTTCAAGTCATGGCATGGAGAATGCTTACTCTTCTAAAAGAAGAAGCTTGGGCCCGTGAACTTCTTGAACAGCTTTATCTTGATGAAGCGGTTGTGGAATTTGCGAAGTCTGGTCTTCCGGAAGAAGAAGAAGTGGATTCTTCAGCACCAACTCTTGATAGCAATGGCACTCGCCTTGCCGATGGTGATTCCGTGACTTTGATCAAAGATCTTGATGTGAAAGGTGCTGGCTTTACGGCAAAACGTGGGACGCTGGTCAAAAACATTAGTTTAACTAATAATCCAAAACACATTGAAGGCCGCGTAAACGGCATCCAAATCGTACTGGTTGCAGCCTATCTCAAAAAGGCCTGA
- a CDS encoding MFS transporter has product MNSTNSLSKSMVLVLATAVGVIVANNYYAQPLISMISKALGLAPELAGLVVTLTQAGYGIGVLLIVPLGDIYESRKLTLIMIGVGIVSLLGLAFATSVVPYFLAAFATGVGASTVQILVPLAASMVPETKRGQVIGNLMSGLMVGIMLSRPTASVLSDLFHWHAVFVLSAILMALIGLLLYKVLPEKQPTNPDLKYSQLLKSMYELFKTTPVLRYRAFYQACLFGAFCLFWTASPLLLLGPEFKLSQSAVALFALVGVAGAVSAPFAGKAADKGWTKAATYVAMISCSLSFLVSHFFPAGSFVALMSLVFAAILLDAGVTANLVLGQRAVFELPAEFRSRLNGLYIALIFIGGATGSALGAWAYARGGWELTSWVGFAMPVVALLTYITEKKTN; this is encoded by the coding sequence ATGAACTCTACAAATTCCCTTTCTAAAAGCATGGTTTTGGTCCTCGCTACTGCAGTAGGTGTGATCGTTGCCAATAACTATTATGCCCAACCGCTGATCTCTATGATCAGCAAGGCCCTTGGACTTGCTCCTGAACTTGCAGGTCTGGTGGTAACACTCACTCAGGCCGGTTACGGTATTGGTGTACTTCTCATCGTTCCACTAGGTGATATTTATGAAAGCAGAAAACTGACTCTGATCATGATTGGAGTTGGAATTGTCAGCCTACTCGGTCTCGCATTTGCAACCAGTGTTGTACCTTATTTCCTCGCGGCCTTTGCTACAGGTGTAGGAGCTTCTACTGTACAAATTCTTGTGCCACTTGCTGCTTCAATGGTTCCTGAAACGAAGAGAGGCCAAGTGATTGGTAATCTCATGAGCGGACTCATGGTTGGTATTATGCTTTCGCGTCCGACTGCAAGTGTACTTTCAGACTTATTTCATTGGCACGCGGTCTTCGTTCTTTCGGCCATTCTAATGGCCCTGATTGGTCTTCTTCTCTATAAAGTTCTTCCTGAAAAACAACCAACGAACCCTGATTTGAAATATTCTCAACTTCTTAAATCGATGTATGAGCTTTTCAAGACAACGCCAGTTTTAAGATATCGTGCTTTTTATCAAGCATGTCTCTTTGGAGCCTTCTGTTTATTCTGGACCGCAAGCCCTCTTCTTCTCCTTGGACCAGAATTTAAACTTTCACAATCTGCCGTGGCCCTCTTCGCACTTGTAGGTGTGGCAGGCGCAGTCTCAGCTCCTTTCGCTGGTAAGGCCGCTGATAAAGGTTGGACTAAAGCTGCAACTTACGTGGCGATGATTTCGTGTTCGCTTTCATTCCTTGTAAGTCACTTCTTCCCTGCTGGATCATTTGTCGCTCTGATGTCGTTAGTATTTGCGGCGATTCTTCTTGATGCTGGTGTAACCGCTAACCTGGTTCTTGGACAAAGAGCTGTGTTCGAGCTTCCTGCCGAATTCAGAAGCCGCCTTAATGGTCTTTATATCGCCCTCATCTTTATCGGTGGAGCGACTGGTTCAGCCCTTGGTGCCTGGGCCTATGCTCGCGGTGGTTGGGAACTGACTTCGTGGGTGGGTTTTGCGATGCCGGTGGTGGCTTTACTGACATATATCACAGAAAAGAAAACAAACTAG